In a genomic window of Drosophila takahashii strain IR98-3 E-12201 chromosome 3L, DtakHiC1v2, whole genome shotgun sequence:
- the LOC108068933 gene encoding lactosylceramide 1,3-N-acetyl-beta-D-glucosaminyltransferase A, translated as MDKRSLCLLLICINLCLVIWLVSVQQSPMLEAEIMADFGGGSSSITGSSTPSPPSQTQSANSGSRRSRSKPYQTKPSRTFSNNNNSDSSLVSSNTFDSAATPPAIRSQTPAPNGSSMQLMDLNNFVYLIDQPACDKDVRVLILVHSAVRNTEKRRIIRETWADRKYIDGTPLKVIFLVGGVGANAERWQQFLGRENHLNGDLIQGNFDDAYRNMTYKHVMALKWFNEKCSGAQLLVKVDDDVFMNTPQLVKYLTTPSLPEFAMLQDPQLMLCRVVRHSRVKRSYRSKWRVTYKEYPHRFYPEYCPGMAIVYAPDVVRRLFEAAQKSKYFWVDDVLITGILAEETGSKITPLKYYLEQKDVRSLLSGEADLEDPPFLFTNHAIKPDESMEIWQMALDRIQRPLLTPPASSLASASIASKSAAPSGWPSANLSEAPQQTIATGLS; from the exons ATGGACAAGCGATCGCTGTGCCTGCTGCTCATCTGCATCAATCTGTGCCTGGTCATTTGGCTGGTCAGTGTGCAGCAGTCGCCGATGTTGGAGGCGGAAATAATGGCGGACTTTGGGGGAGGAAGCAGTAGTATCACCGGAAGTAGCACCCCATCACCCCCTTCTCAAACACAGAGTGCCAACAGTGGATCGCGTCGCAGCAGGAGCAAACCATACCAAACCAAACCTAGTCGCACATTTagtaacaataacaatagcgATAGTAGCCTAGTTAGCAGCAACACATTCGATTcggcggccacgccccctgcgaTAAGGAGCCAAACGCCCGCCCCCAATGGGAGTAGTATGCAACTGATGGATCTGAATAACTTTGTCTATCTGATAGATCAGCCCGCCTGTGATAAGGATGTCCGGGTGTTGATATTGGTCCATTCGGCTGTGAGGAACACGGAGAAGCGGAGGATCATCAGGGAAACCTGGGCAGATCGAAAGTATATCGATGGAACGCCATTGAAGGTCATCTTCCTGGTAGGCGGAGTGGGCGCAAATGCAGAGAGGTGGCAACAGTTCCTGGGACGCGAGAATCACCTAAACGGCGACCTAATCCAGGGCAACTTCGACGACGCCTATCGGAATATGACCTACAAGCATGTGATGGCCCTCAAGTGGTTCAACGAGAAGTGTTCGGGGGCCCAGCTGCTGGTCAAAGTCGATGATGATGTGTTCATGAACACGCCGCAGTTGGTCAAGTACTTGACGACGCCCTCGCTGCCCGAGTTCGCGATGCTCCAGGATCCCCAGCTGATGCTCTGCCGGGTCGTCCGCCACTCGAGGGTGAAGCGCTCTTATAGG TCCAAATGGCGAGTGACCTATAAGGAGTACCCGCATCGCTTCTACCCGGAGTATTGTCCCGGAATGGCCATAGTCTACGCCCCGGACGTCGTTCGTCGGCTGTTTGAGGCGGCACAGAAGTCCAAGTACTTTTGGGTGGACGATGTCCTCATCACGGGCATCCTGGCCGAGGAGACGGGCAGCAAGATTACACCGCTGAAATATTACCTCGAACAGAAGGACGTACGCTCGCTGCTCAGCGGGGAGGCAGATCTCGAGGATCCACCGTTCCTCTTCACAAATCACGCCATCAAGCCGGACGAGAGCATGGAAATATGGCAGATGGCCTTGGATCGCATTCAGCGGCCACTACTCACCCCACCCGCCTCCTCATTAGCATCCGCATCTATCGCTTCCAAATCCGCAGCACCAAGTGGATGGCCAAGTGCGAACCTTTCTGAGGCGCCACAACAGACGATCGCCACCGGCCTCAGCTAG